The region TTTTAACAATTTTACAGCAAAAACTACCTGTCCTGATTGCAAATCTTTATTATGTTTTTGTTCTATTTTTGGAATTACATGGATTTCATCTTGGACCTTTTCAACTTATCCATTATGGGAAGAGTCCTCTTCTACTCAATTAGTCAAGAAATTTTCTATTAAATGGAGGTCAAAGTTTAATCCAGATTTGCTTTCTCCGTCAAGATTAGATTCTTGGTTCAAGTCTCATCCGGGTCTTTACAAAGAAAATGCCATTTCTCCAGAAGATACATCGTTCTTATTAGATAAATCAAAATTATTTGCCTCTTTATCTGCTACTTCCAGCCATAAAGAATTCTTGAATAGAATTAAAGAAGCTATGACTGCTTTATCTGAAAGTGATAGTGTTTCTAGCACTTCTAAAAATAATAATGAAGATGATTGTTATGGAATCATAGATCTCTAAATTATGTTGAAGATAAGTTCAATTATGATGAAGATAAGATTTTGAAGATTCCTCTTGTCAGAATTATTTTGAAGATAAAATCAATTATGGTGAAGATAAAAAGTTAAAGACAACAACGGCGGCCCCCTTTGTTGGCCTCAATTACCTTCCACTCAGAATTACTTTTGAATTATTGACTCTACTTTATTAAagttttttgttttatttcaattattcaGACCATGTGGGTCATTACTTTTTATAAAGTTTATGTTTAGTTTAATTTAGTTTGAAGTCCGTGTGGATTCTTGCCTATAAAAGGATCATTTGTGTGTTGTGAAAGGCATTCGAGTTTTCAGTCTTAAAACTTGGAATTCTTGATTGCCATCATTTGTAAGTATTTTCATAAATAAAAGCAAGTCTTTTAATATTTTCAACATGTCTTCCGCATATTATTTTACTCTTACAATTTATTTTATCAATAATTTCTTGATCTTTACTAATATTTTCACCATTATGATTCTACTCTAACCCTCATTTTGTTAACATCCAACAACAACCACATATCTATAAACCGACCACTACTTCCCCACGAATGAAACACCAAACTTATATATCTATCCATCACAAAACCAATTCACGTCATGTAACAAATTGGGTTTTAACAACACAAAGTTTTCAGGTAGTTCTTTTCAACTACGGATTTTGACAACAAAGTTTTTCGATAGTTCTTTCCAACCACCAAAAACTCTAGTCAAGGTTATGTCACTCCTCCATCCTTTATAAATAATTGTTCTAGACGAAGATCAATTGATATCTACGAAGTATGACAAAGACACCAAACATGTTAATATTGATACAATAATTAGAAagaaaaaaatttgaaaataatCATAAATGTTGTGTTGATCTCTCACACGAACACAAAGACAAACCTTTTTTAAAGTTGTAGATGTTACACATCATTTTTAGAGATGCTAGTATTACAGAATTGTTATTAAATCAGCACCAATATCGAAGGATATCCTAACCAAATACTATAAATACTCCAAAATAGCACATAGAAAAAATCAAAAGGTCATAATTAATAATTGTAAGTAATTTTGGTCATCTGTCCCTAACATTGAAAATTTAAAACCAATATAACTTAACTTACTATTAAAACAACTAAGTGTAATCAAAATAACAACCCAATAAAATTAAATTCTAGAAATAATCAAAATTAAGTTGTTGCACCTGTCTTATCTTCACATCTGAATTCGCCCACATCAAAATTATATTGATAATCATTTTATTCAAATTCTTGTCCTTTTAGCTAAGATGTGGATGAAAATGCTTCTACATATAAGAAATGATTCAACTAGGTGATTTTTTAAACAAAGTgacaaataaaacaaaaaaaaaagatgaaTAAAGTTGGAAAGACGAAAAAGAAAGACGCCGcaaaaaaaataaattaataaatcAAGAAAAATCGTCACAATAATAAGAATTTCATTGATAATATTCAATTAGAAGTCCACTCCAAAAATCAAATAGTCATTGTTCAGTCATTATTCTTTTTAAGAAAAATTTCAATTTATTTCAAATAAAGTCACAAATGTCTATTTATAACAAGATTTTTTCTAGTTCAGAACTACCTCCAACTCCTCATTTTTCATTAGGCGCAGCTGGAATGAGTCTAGATTTGTGTCTAGTAAATCTTGTTGGCTCACTAGCCCCAAGCTGCATCCCAACAGATACAGATATTTACTTCTATTCCTTCAAGATGCTGCTCATTTGAGCATTTGTGGAAATAGAAAGATAGCTGCTACTCTGATGAATTTTTCTTCAATCTACAGATCAGAAACACTGCATTTCTTATCCAAGTGGAGATCAAGAGGAGAGGCTTTAATCTCACACTATTATACGTACCAATGTCTCTTGTTTTCGATACTGATCATATACCATATGGATCATGTAACTGGTCATTTTGTTTCCTGCATAACTCATCTAGGTACTCGTTGCCATAAATTTAATTTGTTATGTGCAGGAATATACAGCTATGGTTCAAACTTCTGTTTAGCAATTGCATTTGTACCAGATAGACGATATAGACTGAGAAAGTCTTTATGTCAAGTGCTGTCTGTGCATGTATTTGAATGAGTAGACACACCTGCTCTTTTAGAAAAACAAATTCATATATGATGAATGAACATATCATATGTTATGAATGAAGTGCATTCTCTTCCACATGTTATGAATGATAGCCTCAATTCAATCATCCATTGAGCGGATAACCCTTGATGAATGCACACACCAAAAATCATTGTCTCAAGATCCTCATCATGCCCATCTTCTAAATCTTATCCTGTTTTGCTCAATTGAGATAGTAAAGTTGTTGTGCTTTTTAACATCAATGTGATAGATAAATTGGTTTACACTCATCTTCCATGTGACTAGTGAGATATGAAAGGCACTTATTAATCACTTCTACGTGATAGTTTGAATTGTCTTCAACAAAGAAAGGCACGATCTTCTGGTTAATCTCAATCCAACTACACCCCGGGTTCTTCTTTAATCCAAGCTCTTTCATCTTTGATCGCACCGTCCGTACCTCATCCCATTTACCGAAAGAAGCATATATATTCGATAAGATAATATATGTTGATGAATCATCAGGATCCTTGTCAATAAGCTTTCCTGCAATTTCAACCCCTAAGTCAAGATTTCTGTGTAAACGGCATGCAGAAAATAAGGTGCTTAACAGCTGAACATCATCCCTGATTTCAGGGTTTCTTTGTAGAACCTCATATGCTTCGTGCAATCTTCCAGCACGTCCAAGAAGAGCAATCAAGCATGAATAATGCTCAACTCTAGCCGCAATACCATAAACATTGATCATTTGATTGAAATGATATAATCCATCATCAACCAATCCAGCATGGCTACATGCAGACAATATGGCAAGAAAAGTAACTCTATCGGGTTTCACATTTGACAGCAGCATTTTAGCAAAAAGCTCCAAAGCTTCATAGACCCGACCATGAGACCCATAAGCGGTAATCATGGAAGTCCAGGACACCAGATCTCTTTCTGGCAAACATTTGAAAACACCAAATGCTTCATCTACAGCACCACACTTTGCATACATATCAAGGAGAGCCCCCATAACCACTTCATTGTTTCCCAAATTTCTCTCAACAATCAGATTGTGGATCTCTCTACCCTTTTCTAGTGCTGCTAGTTGCGAACAAGCTGCTAAAACACTGGTGAAAGTAATAGCATCTGGTTCAACAGATGATTGTCTCATTTCACTGAAGAGGCCAAGTGCTTCAAAAAGTTTCCCTTTGGTTACATATCCAGAAATCATAACATTCCAAGAAACCGTCGTTGTCTTCGGTATCAATTTAAAGATGTTTTCAGCTGACTCAACCTTTCCACATTTGAAGTATAGATCCATGAGGGAGCTGTTAATAAAAATATCAGGTTGTATTCTGTTGCGTATTATATATCCATGAACAAACTTTCCCTCTAGTAGTTGCACTGATCGTGAAGAAGCCATTATTATACTGCTCAAAGTAGTCAAAGTGGGTTTGACTCCTTCATTGTACATTCTCTTAAAAAGTTGAATGCATGAAAAGCAGTCACCTTTGAAACCATATCCCGCAATCATGGAATTCCAAGCAACAACAGACTTTTTAGGCATTTGCTCAAAAACTTCTATAGCCATTTCTAAGTGACCGCATTTTCCATACATGTCAACAAGAGCAGAGCTAACAAAAGAGTCCAGCTGAAACCCACTATTAATCAACTCCATATGAATTTCCCTCCCTCTTTCCAAATCAAAAAGCCTAGCACACGATGAAATAGCAGTTGTGATTGTAACCGAATCCGGCTCAAATCCATATCTTCTCATCATGCCAAAGTATCTTAGAGCTTCATCAAACTTCCCGCTTTGATAATAACAAGAAATAACCGTATTCCAGCACGCCACATCCTTATCAGGCATTTCATCAAACAGTTGTATAGCATACTCAAACAAATTACATTTGGCGTACATACCCACAAGAGAACTTCCAACTACAATATCCACCATCAAACCAGTTTTTATCAAACAAGTATGTACCATTTGACCCAAGACAACTCTACAAAGCCCGCCGCAGGCTTTAAGAACACTAGGGTAAGTATAACTATCAGGTTTCAGATAAGGAAAACACATCAACTTATCAAAAAGTCCTAAGGCTTCCACATACATGTAATTCTTAGTGTAACCTGCCATAAGGCCATTCCATAAAGATATCTCGCAAGGGTTTTCAACG is a window of Lathyrus oleraceus cultivar Zhongwan6 chromosome 6, CAAS_Psat_ZW6_1.0, whole genome shotgun sequence DNA encoding:
- the LOC127098187 gene encoding pentatricopeptide repeat-containing protein At5g27110, with amino-acid sequence MDTRKLIPLLRACVNSKSLKQGKLIHHKVVTFGLQNDIFVSKNLINLYVSCHLLDYAQSVFDAVENPCEISLWNGLMAGYTKNYMYVEALGLFDKLMCFPYLKPDSYTYPSVLKACGGLCRVVLGQMVHTCLIKTGLMVDIVVGSSLVGMYAKCNLFEYAIQLFDEMPDKDVACWNTVISCYYQSGKFDEALRYFGMMRRYGFEPDSVTITTAISSCARLFDLERGREIHMELINSGFQLDSFVSSALVDMYGKCGHLEMAIEVFEQMPKKSVVAWNSMIAGYGFKGDCFSCIQLFKRMYNEGVKPTLTTLSSIIMASSRSVQLLEGKFVHGYIIRNRIQPDIFINSSLMDLYFKCGKVESAENIFKLIPKTTTVSWNVMISGYVTKGKLFEALGLFSEMRQSSVEPDAITFTSVLAACSQLAALEKGREIHNLIVERNLGNNEVVMGALLDMYAKCGAVDEAFGVFKCLPERDLVSWTSMITAYGSHGRVYEALELFAKMLLSNVKPDRVTFLAILSACSHAGLVDDGLYHFNQMINVYGIAARVEHYSCLIALLGRAGRLHEAYEVLQRNPEIRDDVQLLSTLFSACRLHRNLDLGVEIAGKLIDKDPDDSSTYIILSNIYASFGKWDEVRTVRSKMKELGLKKNPGCSWIEINQKIVPFFVEDNSNYHVEVINKCLSYLTSHMEDECKPIYLSH